Genomic window (Tripterygium wilfordii isolate XIE 37 chromosome 11, ASM1340144v1, whole genome shotgun sequence):
ATAGTGtcaatttaaatatttgtaggtatattttgtgattttgtcCTTATTTATCTCTAATATTTTCATgacaaaaactttttttttgaaaaaggtgACAATTGTATTCATTCCCTGAACATCGTCAGACAACACCAAACTATGCTGATCCACACCAGAGAAACATCGGACTACAAACTATGTCAGGATAAACCCAATTAAACCTTAAcaaataaatggaaaaaaaacttGAGCAAAGTAAATCTAACAATTTGAGCAATCCTCCGAATGAATTTGGAAGTAGGTTTAAATCTAGATCCAGATCCACCGAAAATACTGCATATTGATACTtcaacttgaaacttgaaatctAGAATGTGTTAAGAGATCACCAATCATGCATCGCTCTTGAAACCAAACCATCTCCCGAATGAAAATCCATAAGAGAAACTCATCATATTGCCCATATTAGGGAAACAAAAGTAAGAAAAGCAACCAAAAGTAGGTGACTCAGTTGATAATCAGTTGGGTTAGGTGTAATTATACCTATGGTTCGATTATAACTCGTAGCATATTTCTTTGTGGTATTTCTTCACAAGGCTTCGGCCTAGTCAGGCCTATCGCATAGTGGGGGTGCATCGTGGGGTTTGAATATGGCCCATGGTTGAATGTTACATGGACCCTACATATGTATTTGTAATCAATTAATATTTAAATGTCACAAAGATTTTGGATAAAATGAGGGTTTTATTTTGGGTGGATGTAGCATCACTCATACTAGTATTATTACCATTCGATGGGCTTTCATAATGGGTTGGCCTGGTTGATAATTAGCTAGCCTTTACCCATGGTGTACTACTTGGGTTCTAGTTATGGTTGAATTCTCGAGCTGGACTTGCTGTGTTGAATAGAATTTCATTGGGCCTTTTATTGGGCTGCATGGGAGTTTCGTGGCAGTGGGCTTCGTGAATGGGTTTACTCTGCCGGATTGGACGTAAAGCTGCTTGAATGGAAGACAAATCGCGTGGTGATGGGGCGGATGATCTGAGCTACGAGTATTCTAGTATTCTACAATGTCGCCGGCGATTTTGTGAGTCTCTTTTGCGCTTGCATTAAAGCAAGATTTGTTCCTTTGGGTTTGCTCTTATTTGTTCCGGAAGGGTTTGGTTTTCCTTGGGTCTGTAATCTACTAATCTGTATTGTGTCCATGGATTTTGATCTtaccaaaatatatatatacagtatagGAAGTTGTTAACTCGACTATTTTTATCACCATTGATCAATTTAAATTAGAGGAGATTAAGCTTAATCATTGAAACTCAATGAATATGCATGGATAATAAAGCTTCCTAACAACAACTATCACATCTTTGCTCGCAACTATTTCTGGGTTCACATATTTTGAATTCTCTCGATGAACTCCATCACCATTGGCAAGCCCTTCtcatctgaaaaaaaaaacaacaaaaaacccTCACAATTCAGGGGGGAAAAACACATTTACAATCAATAACTCATCAAACAGTAAAACGCCAATGCTTAAATTACCAATTCTAGGAATTGTGTGTCCTTTAGGATGATGAATCACGACTGGGTCTACACATGATTCCAGTAATTCCTTCCCATATTGCTTCAGAAAGTCCTGGTCTCCTACAGCAATCGGGTAGAATATACTTTAAGCATCCCATTATCAACGAAAATCGccattttaaacaaaagaaTGAACAGAAATACCCAAAAAGTGGAGAGATGGGCATTGGATTGGAGCAGAATATGCCTGTTCAGCCACTATTGGTGATTTGAACATGGCCCCTCCAATTATGATAAGATACTTTATTTTAGGCACTTTCGTTAGGGCCAAACCCTGCACACAACAAAAAACAATTCAGCCCCGCCACCACGGCACCACCGGAGACTAATGCTGGTCAATGGTCAATAATCAAGAGCATGTTCACCGCACCTTCCGTTGCAGCCCCGGTAGCCCAGCCGACAGTATCGCGCCCTGCGTTGTTGATGCACGTGAAATCAACTAAATTACTTGGTTGAATAAAAggatatttgttttttcttctaattttccCCTGTTTTCTCTGTAACCaaacagaaaacagaaaactAAGCTAGAACGAATAAGAGTAAAACAAAATGTATACATGCCTGTGAGAAACCCAGGAGACCGTCAAACTGTCCGTGCTTTATCATGTAATCTTCGATGTAGGCAAGGCACTCGTCGAAGTTTATGTACTCGGTGAATTCCTAATACAGAAATTAAGTCAAATGATTTTCCTGTTGCAGAAAATGATGAGAGCTTCGAACGCAAACAATGATTACAGGATCGGAAACAGAACTGACCTTGTTAAACTGGAACCACTCGTAATAAGGAGGATCAAATATGCCTTCAACGTCAGATTTTCCTTGCGCCGGAAAAGGCCCATTTGGGAAAACAAGATCTATCTTTTCAAGCACAGAATCGGGCCACTTCATAATCATCTGTTTCTTGAGAATTTCTCCACTGGTTCTGAATCCATGGAGGCACAGAAACCTTGGTTTCTTCACAATCTCAACAGCCTCAGCCTCAGCCTCTGATCCCATCTCTGGAGtttccttaatttctttttgtCCTGGTATTTCTTATATCTCTGTTCTGGAGGCTATAAATATGCGTGTCGGGCATAGACAAGAACAGTGAACTAaccgtgtgtgtgtgtgattatGTAACGAATGACGATGAATACAAGTTTGGTTAAATATTTCATTGATGGCTGTGATGTGAACTTTCCCTAATAAACTATGGTAGATTCAATTTCTGGGGCCCTGAATGAGTTGTGAATTGTGAACACGCTACCTTTGGGGCTCACCATCGCTACTAGTAAACTACCATGCGAAACACACGAGGAAAGTTTGAAAAAGGAAAGACTAGAACTTCCTTCACCGTCCAATTAAGTTACTATATTAGAAATTCAAGCCAAAATATATTAAGAATATTGTTCGATATACATCACAGTCCTACATGTATTTGTTCTTTATGAACCATTGTCATTGATTCATAAGCTCAAAAAAAGCATCATCAAGGGTTAAAACTTTAGATCACAGTTCTACACGTATTTGTTCTTCACGAATTGTTGTCATTGGTTCATAAGCTCAAAAAATGCATCATCAAGGGTTAAAACGGCACAATAGACGCACTAAACCCACGAGTGATATTATCTTCTTCAAACTTTGATTATCTGTGAATACATTGGCCATATTTATCCAACTTTTACTTATAATACACGTGATTTCTTTAAGGGAAGGGATGTATTTAAGAATGTGTTTACACCCACTCTGCCGTTAAAAAAGTCATGCGTCACGTATTAAAGATCGAAAATGTTAACCTTCCATAAAGTTGTTAGCCATAAATCTCCATAACTAGGTGGCACTATGACTAAGCATGCCTCCATGgcattaattcaaaaaaaaaaaaattctctctccTTTATATCACTCACATGTCATTTTCAAAGACTAATACTCTCTCTCATCTATTTCTTTCTATAACCCTAGATCTCCTTCCTCCATGTCTCCAATCACCTCCTCAAAAATTATTTTCGATGCCGCACTACGTACCAAACCTCCATTGAAAAAggtgcttttgtttttttatttcttcttcacTACATCTTTTGTCCTTTATTTGAatagtttttattattaatgtCTCTCTAATGTTGCCTTTCATGATCATGATGTTTGTATTTGTCtcttgaaattttaattttggttGTCCAGATTCAATAGGTAAGAATAGTTGTTGTTGATGGGTAAGAAGTGGAGGAGCCCGTGTAGAAGAAATTGTAGCAGAACAACCCACGGTTTAGGCCCTAATACATGGGAGATTAATTCAACGAGCGCTTATTTGCTCTGGATCTATTGTTCTAGATGCTTGAACCTCacctttctcttgatttttttaaagGATGAAACCCATTTTGATATGTTTGATGCAGGAGATGTTATTGTTGGCCATAGTCAAGTATCAGATTTATGGAAGGGGATTTTGTTGTTGGGTATTCTTTGTTTAAACAATGTATTAGAAGACTGGTTCATTGATAAAACAAAGTAAGAAAAggtttaaacaatgtaataaaaaacTGAAACAATTTAACAAGAagctaaaacaatgtaataaagatTTGTGTGATAAAAACTGCGTAATAAGAAGTTGAAACAATGTAGATGGTTGTTGTTGCTGGGTGAGAAGTGGAGGAGCCCGTGTAGAAGAACAATCCCACATTTCAGGCCCCAACACATGGGGGATTATTTCAGCGAGCGCCTATTTGCTCTAGATCTACTGTTTTGGATGCTTGAACCTCGCATTTCTCTTAGTTTTTTTAAAGGATGGAACCCATTTTGATATGTTTGGTGTAGGGGATGTTGTTGTTTGCCATAGTTGAGTATCATATTtatggaatgaaatgttgttgttgGGCATTCTTtgtttaaacaatgtaatagaaGATTGGTTCGCTGATAAAACAAGGTAATAAAtgcttaaacaatgtaataagagaccAAAAAAATGTAACAAGAAGCTGAAACAATGTAGTAAATGTTTGTGTGataaaaaacaaagtaataacaggtttaaacaatgtaatatagattgttattacattatttttagtGTTTCAAATTGTTATCACATTGTTTTCATTGTTCCAAATTTTATTACACTGTTTACGAAAACAGTGTAATTAAGAACGACATGGTAAAATATATTGATAATGAATGTTGTTAGAAAAAATTTTACATGTtaattccgaatatgtaatctttttttataaatttaacatatattttgagagataaaatattttaaaattatgtttaagaaaagaaaaaaataaaaaaaatcataattttatatGAGAGAAAAGTGAACTATTTGTTATAATACTTAAAGACGTttctaaaaaaacaaaataacatatgACAAACATGTCAAATAGATTATGAATAATTATAGACATTAATTTTATGTATGATAAGTGCCATCATTAAAGATAGTTCTCAATGTGCTGACTCATTCCTCCTCATAGCCTACTTGTAACAATAAAGGAACGAGGCTTATAGTGACCATTCGATCGTGAAAATCAACGGTCGATTTCTGGTCCGCCACGGCAGCAAAATTTCTGATTGAATTTCGATTTCAAAGGTAGTCTCTTCCTTGTTGACAGAGATTAAGATTTGGTGGAAGATTTTTTgagtgtttttcttcttttctccaaTTGCATCAATCCCGGATTTGATGGGGACTTCGAGCAGAGCCGGTGGTGGTTCTCTGTATGGTAGTTCTGCTCCTTACAGATCAAGGTATTAGGGTTTCGAATTCTCTTCTGCTGTTGGTTTATTGTGGTAATCGGAACGGATTTTTCATGTGAATGCATCTGGGGTTTTTGCAGAGAGGGTCTAAGCACGAGACCGGTTGCTAGCTCCGATGAAATCCAGTTGCGGATTGATCCGATGCACGCAGACTTCGACGACGAGATCACCGGTCTCCGTAGCCAAGTCAAGCAATTACGCAACGTAAGTCGTGCATATCTTGTGAAACaacttttatgttttttctATCTTTTCGAATGGAATCATGAAATGGGTATTTCTGTAAAATTCATGCGTTTGGGAGGCTGGTAACCTACAATTCGTTGATCGGATGACGATGAAGTGcaatttttcatgttaaattttctAACTCGGGTAAGGCGTGCCAAATCGATTCATATAGGGGACCCCCCAATATGCGTACTTTGTGCAACTCAACTCTGCCTACCATATTTGAAGTATATAATGCATAACTATGGACTTTGAACCTTGGTAAACCAGGAAGAACGTACATAATGCATATAATAAATTTCTCGTGGTCACATGAGGCTGGAATGTTTGGGTAATGCGATTCTGCGCCGTTCATAACCGGCCATGGTGATACTTCATGAATTCCCAAAACGAAGTTGGTAGAGTACGGGAACCCCAGAGGCTCATTTATGTTTAGCAAAGCCATGCTATTTATTTAGTTAGTAAGATTGTAACTGGGCAGTGCCATTTCGTTTTCTTTTGCTATCATTTGTTGACTTGTGGATTTGCAGTATTTGATCTTTTTTAGCTctttttgtttatgttattTGTTGAATTTGTAACGTACTGTGGTGGTGCAGGTAGCTCAAGAGATATCCACAGAAGCAAAATTTCAGAGGGATTTCCTAGATCAACTGGTATATCTTTGATATTGGACCCTTTTTTATGGCCAATGTTGTCTGGCTTTTGATGTCTGTTCTtctgttaatttttttatttatttacatggTGGTATGTGCCTTCTAGATTCAATCATTACAATCCCTGATTTATGCTGTTAGTAAACAATTGGATTTCACACCAACCATAGTGCCGAGCTGCATAGGATCTTAGGATGGAATGGAAGAGTTGAAAGATAAATTATGGGCGGATTGATAGTTTGATACTAAATTGAATATTATGGTCTGCACTTAATCCTGTCAAGATGATTAGATTGCACTGCCTTTTCTCTTTAGATCTTTGGTGCAGAGGCTAGTAGTTTTTATGAAACTGCTGTTTGAGAACATAATATAATGGTAAACGTTTTGCTGCGAATAATGTTTGATCTTGCAATTTTTGGTGAAACTCTGTGTCTTTTGCGAAGAAGTCAAGAACGTTTTGCCATATTTTGaagttttaaatattattatgtGATTAGTCGTATGTTGGTAACTGGTTTGGATCCCTCTATCATTACCTTTATTTCGTGCACAAGGGTTGCTATAAATCTTATATTAGGGACGTCCGACGAGATGCATTATGCCATTATGGCCCTATTTTTTTAAGCCATTGGTCAAAAAATGACAATGCCGAGGAAACCATATTTTTGAAACAGCCGAATTGTTGTTTAATAGTTCTTTTGGTTGGTACAGATCTCTTAAAAGTTTTCTGAATCTGATTTTAAGGCTTCAATCTACCGTTGGATACCTGAAGAAGACAGAGTGAGAGGACCTAGGGAGTGCGGTAATCATTCCTTGCTCTAACTGCTTTCTGACTTTCTTCTTCCCTGTAAAACAGCAAATGACAATGATCAAAGCTCAGGCGGGTGTGAAGAACAACATAAGGAAGTTGAACAAGAATATCATCAAGTATGGATCAAACCATATTGTTCATGTGGTTCTTTTTGCAATATTACTATTCTTTGTGGTCTACATGTTGTCCAAGATCTTCAAAAGATGAAGTCTGGTGAATCTTCTGTGGGCCTGCACGCCGAAGAAGTTGGTCCCATAGGCCGCAAGGGTTGTTCATGATTGCACGCAGACTAACGAGTTCAGGTTCCGTGGTAAATTGTCGCTCATGATCTTCAGTTGTAATGAAATATCACTTCATTTTCAGGTTAGTTTTGGAAAATGACTTCTGTACTATACAAAGAATGTTCACAACACGGGCGTTTGCCGCATAGAATTGCACATCTTTTGAATGTAAACGTGCACTACCTTATTCTAGTGGCACTGTTGCTGCTGGTGATTTGTTCCAACTTTTGCTTATTATTACCACGTCATGGACAGCTCCTGCTAACCAGTCACTAATGGCTATTGCCGGGACGATTCAATCTACTAGCAAATAATAACCACCACCCTAAAAAATTCCATGGACATTGCACATAGGTAACACGAGAGACCGAGAGTGCCAAACGTCATAGGAACAAAACATTCCAATGCTTAGCGGTATGAGGAATATATTTGAAAGCATGCTATTCCAAGTAGAGGTAAGGATCTGCCACGGTGCTTTCAAAAAGCTCACAGCCATCTCCTGGGTTAAAATAGCACTGAATTGTACAACCAGTGGCATAATTTAAGAAAGACccccttttttttaaatctgGCAGAAAGACACCCTTGTATTTACAGATTATGTACATAATTTTCTTAGTTAATCCAGTACCATTATTGGGTTAACACCATAAACATGAACAAGTAATGAATTACAGTCGAATCCATTGACAAGAAATGACACCATACTTACAAGACACAGTTATCTGGGCTTGGTAATGGTCTTTCCCCACATAAATTTGCAACGGTGAAGGCTAATCTTCAGTCCCCAATTAAAAAGCATTGGATATAATGACGTTAGAGGAGTCGGTCTGTCAGCAGGATCAAAATGCTCTACAAAGATTGCTAGCGGTCAAGTTTGACGAATACTGCTGCTCGATCTGGCCTGTCGGCCCACACAGCCTACTCCTCTTTGGTTCAGAAATTGTCACGTTAGAAATTGCCACCGCAAGTGCATCAACAAAACCACTTTCATCCTTCTCTACTGACTCACAGCTTGAACTTTCTGACAATGAATGCAAAATCAAACCCTTGCCAATGAAACCAcaatttatcttgtttctgtCAAACTTCAGGTCACGTGCACCGGCTAGTTGGCAAGAAGGTTCCCCTGCTTGATTCTTCAATTTTGATCTGATAGATAATGTCTTCAAAGTGCGGTCTGTGTAGAACAAAACCCAAGGATGCCCTGAAAAGGCCAATTCCATAGTTAATGGAAAGAAAATTGCAGTAATTATGAACACGCACAAAATCCAGGTTCAGGACTAAAAGACCAAAACAGTAATAAGTAATGATACACAAAAAGCAAGACGAACTTACAGTTACTGATAAAAAAGTTAGTAGTGAGGCATATGTGAACCAAAGAGAATAATTTATGGAGAAATGACTAATGAGCATATATCAGTACAAAAATAAGTTAAAAGGATTACGAATCAATGAAAAATGCATACAAACAAATCAAGTTGcataaacacaaaaagaaaaagcacaGAAACTTACTCAACACTTCATCAGCCGTTATCCTTGCACTAACATCCCTTGTAAGCATCCTTCCTATCAAATCACGTGCAGGTTTAGATATTAACTCCCATGCACCTGAGTTAAAATCAAGCGTCGCACTTTTTATTGCCTCAAAAACTGCCTGTAAGGAGTCTCCCTGAAATGGAAGAGATCCAACCAGAAGCACATGCAAGAGTACTCCAGCACTCCATATGTCAACCTTCTCCGAATAATCCCCCAACAGAACTTCTGGGGCAACGTAAGCTGGACTTCCAGCTAAACCAGACAACGTTTGACCTGTCATGGATGAGAAAAAGAACTCATAATATTATCAAGTTGACTTTAAAAGAAAGACTTACACTTGAGgaaatttctaaaaaaattaaatctatgCAAGTGCAAAAATACTTGAACACACAAGTCGATGAAAATATTtgtattaacaaaaaaaagggtAGCAATAAATGATTGGGCATGAGAGAACACTATCAATGTTAATCATCATACCAAAGAAAGAATTTCAGAGTCAGCAATATTTTCAGTTCTCAAAATTGGTAGGTttgtacaaaaaataaaacctaCCAAAAATATCGCAGAAAGTAATCAAGTTCAATTAGATTTGCTAAGATTTATTTATACCCAATTTCCTGTTCCCTTGATCACATCACATGCTAACCATTTTGACCAGCAACAATAAACTTGCATACAAGATGGTTGAACAATAAGTAACTATAATCATGGGTCCTTACATATTCCATTCTCTAGAAGAAAATCTACAGAACTTCAAAACGTTACAAACTTCATCACACGAACTACTAGAATGTTTCTTATTCAAATGTTAAGAAGGTAGATGACTAGAGCCTTTTAGTTTTACTTTCAGGCATCTCAATTAAGgaaccatcttcatcttctaccTTGTTTACTTAGCTTGTCCCAATACAAGCTTCTACACTTATGCACTGACATTTGCAACAGTTAATGGAAGTTTAAAAAATTTGCACTTTTTTTAAGTGCAACCACGGGAATCATAAAATTTATCTTTATCAGTGAACACATGGGATCAATCCCACTTGGGTGATTGTTCATAACTACGAATTGAAAGAAGATAttgaagggggggggggggggtggcaGAAAAGCATCGATAACCATAAAAAGTGGATGTTGTACCATTTGAAATTCTCATTGCCAGGCCAAAATCTGCAAGCTTTATCTTCCCCATTGTTGTGAGTAATATGTTCTCCGGCTTTATATCTCTGTGTACAACACCCATGTCATGACAATACTTAACAACAGACATCACTTCCTTGAATATATTAGCAGCACGCTGCTCCGAATACCGTCCCTCCTTCACAATCTGATCAATCAAACGTCCTCCAGAGCACAATTCCATGACAAGATGAAAACACTCTGTCTCCTCATACACAGAATGCAACGTCACAACTCCTGAATGCCCTGACAGGTGCTGCATTATCTCCACCTCCCTATGAACAGTCTCCTCACCTTTCTGCAGAGTCTTACATGCAAATTCTGCCCCACTTACCTTTGACCTACACAACCAAACAGACCCAAATTTACCATGCCCAATTGTGGCACCTGAAAAATAGTCATCTTCCATCTTGTTTTTCCGACCCATCTGGGTAGCAACATCAATGCACCCTATCTTCCTCTTAAGGCCCCTTCCTGGTGGCACCAATAATGAGGCACCGCAAGGTGGAGCAGTGGCAATGCCTGCAAGCCTACTTTTGAAAGAATTAATAGCTTCAGTGTCTGCATCTTCTTTGCACCTCTTCTTTAACCTCGCATAATCTTCTAGCGAATAATGAGACCTAAGATTTGATGATCGTGCATCACGAGCTGGCGCTACTTCTTCCAGTATATTTGGGCACTGATCACCTTcacttcctttccttttcttcctcaTAAATCCGGATCAACAAACAATTGCCACTGAATATAGCCCGAGCGGATTGGAGTCAAGTGTTTGTAGAGTCATAGACTTCTGGTTTTCGAATCTGCAAccgaagggaaaaaaaaattcatcaagaAAATCTATTCAAGAGCTCGCACACTTTTACATACTCTGGGTTTGCTTGATTGTTCCGTAAATACAGAATATAATGACCCATAAACCCTATTAATGGAAGAAATCACCCAATGTCTCAAAAGgctttgaaattgtacaaatttTTTAGCCGTTTGTTCTAAATTCGTattgcatgtaccaagttgtCAACAAAATCAGAGTACGTCTTTCAGAAattcttattttcttcaaaaCAAATCAAGGGTAAACAAAGAAGATCATAACATTAGGGCAAAGAACGAACCTTTGAAGAATGCTCTCCGAGTTTCAGAGATCAACGTCAATGTCACGAAAGGGTATCAATATGGAAAATATGGGTATCGAGCGGAAAATTCAACAACTAGATAATCAAAATCAGAGAGAGACAACGGCCAATCAAGTACAAAATTGGGAATAAATGAGTCGGAAACCCTAGAATCTCCGATTTCAGATTTGCCCCAAATTATTATTGAATATCTTATCGTACGAGTAGTGAAATGAGGTTTGGGGTTTTACTGTCCGAGTGTTTCTTCCACGCAACCCACGTGTC
Coding sequences:
- the LOC120009697 gene encoding dihydrofolate reductase-like isoform X1, whose protein sequence is MGSEAEAEAVEIVKKPRFLCLHGFRTSGEILKKQMIMKWPDSVLEKIDLVFPNGPFPAQGKSDVEGIFDPPYYEWFQFNKEFTEYINFDECLAYIEDYMIKHGQFDGLLGFSQGAILSAGLPGLQRKGLALTKVPKIKYLIIIGGAMFKSPIVAEQAYSAPIQCPSLHFLGDQDFLKQYGKELLESCVDPVVIHHPKGHTIPRIDEKGLPMVMEFIERIQNM
- the LOC120009697 gene encoding dihydrofolate reductase-like isoform X2 gives rise to the protein MGSEAEAEAVEIVKKPRFLCLHGFRTSGEILKKQMIMKWPDSVLEKIDLVFPNGPFPAQGKSDVEGIFDPPYYEWFQFNKEFTEYINFDECLAYIEDYMIKHGQFDGLLGFSQGLALTKVPKIKYLIIIGGAMFKSPIVAEQAYSAPIQCPSLHFLGDQDFLKQYGKELLESCVDPVVIHHPKGHTIPRIDEKGLPMVMEFIERIQNM
- the LOC120008570 gene encoding bet1-like protein At4g14600 isoform X1 encodes the protein MGTSSRAGGGSLYGSSAPYRSREGLSTRPVASSDEIQLRIDPMHADFDDEITGLRSQVKQLRNVAQEISTEAKFQRDFLDQLQMTMIKAQAGVKNNIRKLNKNIIKYGSNHIVHVVLFAILLFFVVYMLSKIFKR
- the LOC120008570 gene encoding bet1-like protein At4g14600 isoform X2, whose product is MHADFDDEITGLRSQVKQLRNVAQEISTEAKFQRDFLDQLQMTMIKAQAGVKNNIRKLNKNIIKYGSNHIVHVVLFAILLFFVVYMLSKIFKR
- the LOC120009846 gene encoding serine/threonine-protein kinase PEPKR2-like; its protein translation is MRKKRKGSEGDQCPNILEEVAPARDARSSNLRSHYSLEDYARLKKRCKEDADTEAINSFKSRLAGIATAPPCGASLLVPPGRGLKRKIGCIDVATQMGRKNKMEDDYFSGATIGHGKFGSVWLCRSKVSGAEFACKTLQKGEETVHREVEIMQHLSGHSGVVTLHSVYEETECFHLVMELCSGGRLIDQIVKEGRYSEQRAANIFKEVMSVVKYCHDMGVVHRDIKPENILLTTMGKIKLADFGLAMRISNGQTLSGLAGSPAYVAPEVLLGDYSEKVDIWSAGVLLHVLLVGSLPFQGDSLQAVFEAIKSATLDFNSGAWELISKPARDLIGRMLTRDVSARITADEVLRHPWVLFYTDRTLKTLSIRSKLKNQAGEPSCQLAGARDLKFDRNKINCGFIGKGLILHSLSESSSCESVEKDESGFVDALAVAISNVTISEPKRSRLCGPTGQIEQQYSSNLTASNLCRAF